ATAATAGATAGATAAATAAGAAACGTTATCAATAACAATATGATAGATGTAAAAATCACGATATAAACAACATCACGATCTCAATATTATTAACACTGAAATATATGGCTGAAACGAGGCATATCACAAAAATATAATAGATTTATCCTACTAAAGGATTAATTGATAAATATCAACTCATCCCCCAGGCATACCGAGGTTAAATTTTAGCATCAGAAGCAATTTCACTACCTTGGGCGCCAGGAGAATATCATGTCCGGAGGACAATTTAATTTTGCCGAGGGCGGCATTTCCCGCCGCGATTTCATCACACTTTGCGCTGCCCTCTCCGCGACTATGGGGTTAAGCCCCAGCGCCAGCGCACAGCTGACCGAGGCCATGAGCTCCCCCGCCCGTCCACCGGTTATCTGGATAGGCGCCCAGGAATGCACCGGGTGTACTGAAGCGTTATTACGCTCTACCCATCCAACGATTGAAAACCTGGTGTTGGACGTTATCTCCCTGGAATATCACGAGGTGCTGTCGGCGGCATTTGGCCAGCAGGCGGAAGATAACAAACATCACGCAATGGAAAAGTGGCACGGCAAGTATGTGCTGGTGGTAGATGGCTCTATTCCACTTAAAGACGGCGGTATCTATTGCATGGTGGCCGGTAAGCCTATTGCCGAACACATCAAAGAGGCCGCCGCGGGAGCCGCTGCGGTAATCGCTATTGGGTCTTGCTCGGCCTGGGGCGGCGTTCCGGCCTCTGGCGTTAACCCTACCGGGGCTGTTTCACTCCAGCAGGTTATCCCAGATATTCCGGTCATTAATATCCCCGGCTGTCCGCCTAATCCGCATAACTTCCTGGCGACCGTCGCCCACCTGATTGCCTTTAATCGCGCACCGAAGCTGGATAAGAAAAACCGTCCACTGTTTGCCTATGAACGGCTTATCCATGAAAACTGCGAACGCCGCCCTCATTTCGATGCCGGGCGCTTCGCTAAAGCATTTGGCGATCATGGGCACCGGGAAGGCTGGTGTCT
This genomic interval from Salmonella enterica subsp. enterica serovar Choleraesuis contains the following:
- a CDS encoding hydrogenase 2 small subunit, producing the protein MSGGQFNFAEGGISRRDFITLCAALSATMGLSPSASAQLTEAMSSPARPPVIWIGAQECTGCTEALLRSTHPTIENLVLDVISLEYHEVLSAAFGQQAEDNKHHAMEKWHGKYVLVVDGSIPLKDGGIYCMVAGKPIAEHIKEAAAGAAAVIAIGSCSAWGGVPASGVNPTGAVSLQQVIPDIPVINIPGCPPNPHNFLATVAHLIAFNRAPKLDKKNRPLFAYERLIHENCERRPHFDAGRFAKAFGDHGHREGWCLYHLGCKGPETYGNCSSLEFCDIGGGIWPVGIGHPCFGCNEEGVGFTKGIFQLAEVHQPTPPAQVPDVNKKEGGHVSYTAVGLLGAVAGAIGGVSVMAVKQLGRTREDKRQESHGEDPQ